From Streptomyces cyaneogriseus subsp. noncyanogenus, the proteins below share one genomic window:
- a CDS encoding serine/threonine-protein kinase — MQGRLLAGRYRLGDSIGSGGMGRVWRAHDEVLHRTVAIKELTAALYVSDSDRAVLLARTRAEARAAARINHSAVVTVHDVLEHDGRPWIVMELVEGRSLADAVKDEGRVEPREAARVGLWVLRALRAAHTAGVLHRDIKPGNVLLGHDGRVLLTDFGIAQIEGDSTITRTGEVVGSVDYLAPERIRGHDPGPASDLWALGATLYTAVEGRSPFRRTSPLSTMQAVVQEEPEPPRHAGPLEPVIGALLRKDPEQRPDSAAAEQMLAEAAEGRRPSAAQAYVATARYGAAGAGHGGGHAGPAGHPGPGAAAGTTATPYTTAAGMPYPTAVGPTAMPAHPAATAALRPRRRRRTLVALALLAALAGGGTAVLLHQWDADRGPGDGVSVSRDTMATAGVPEAGGAVPADWIRREDPAGFSLYLPKGWKREVFMTEGGLTQIDYTPDGGEHFLRVAVDTSPDFNDPYAHQLDLEQQLRRLADYRRVTLEKGLYRDRSSSRWEYTWTALAKDTSFPGPRRAVEETYMSRDGVEYALYMSGPAADWDTTRRQFRAVLQGWQERTG; from the coding sequence ATGCAGGGCCGGCTTCTGGCGGGCCGCTACCGGCTCGGCGACTCCATCGGCAGCGGTGGCATGGGCCGCGTATGGCGCGCCCATGACGAGGTGCTGCACCGGACCGTGGCGATCAAGGAGCTGACCGCCGCGCTCTACGTGTCCGACAGCGACCGGGCGGTGCTGCTGGCCCGCACCCGGGCCGAGGCGCGCGCCGCCGCGCGGATCAACCACTCCGCCGTCGTCACCGTGCACGACGTGCTGGAACACGACGGCCGGCCGTGGATCGTGATGGAGCTGGTCGAGGGCCGGTCGCTGGCCGACGCGGTCAAGGACGAGGGCCGGGTCGAGCCGCGGGAGGCAGCCCGGGTCGGACTGTGGGTGCTGCGCGCCCTGCGCGCCGCGCACACCGCCGGCGTCCTGCACCGCGACATCAAACCCGGCAACGTACTCCTCGGCCACGACGGGCGCGTCCTGCTCACCGACTTCGGTATCGCGCAGATCGAGGGCGACAGCACGATCACCCGCACCGGAGAGGTCGTCGGCTCCGTCGACTACCTGGCACCCGAGCGGATCCGCGGCCACGATCCCGGGCCCGCCTCCGATCTGTGGGCGCTCGGCGCGACGCTGTACACGGCGGTGGAGGGCAGATCGCCGTTCCGCCGCACCTCGCCGCTGTCCACCATGCAGGCGGTGGTCCAGGAGGAACCCGAGCCGCCGCGCCACGCCGGTCCGCTGGAGCCCGTCATCGGCGCCCTGCTCCGCAAGGACCCGGAGCAGCGGCCCGACAGCGCCGCGGCGGAACAGATGCTGGCCGAGGCGGCGGAGGGACGGCGGCCGAGCGCCGCGCAGGCGTACGTGGCGACGGCACGGTACGGGGCCGCAGGCGCGGGCCACGGCGGCGGCCACGCCGGTCCGGCCGGCCATCCCGGGCCCGGGGCGGCGGCCGGGACCACCGCGACGCCGTATACGACGGCGGCCGGGATGCCGTACCCGACGGCGGTCGGGCCCACGGCGATGCCCGCGCACCCGGCGGCCACCGCCGCGCTCCGGCCCCGGCGCCGCCGTCGCACCCTCGTCGCGCTGGCCCTCCTCGCCGCGCTCGCCGGGGGCGGGACGGCCGTGCTGCTGCACCAGTGGGACGCCGACCGGGGCCCGGGCGACGGCGTATCCGTCTCCCGGGACACCATGGCCACGGCCGGCGTCCCCGAAGCGGGGGGAGCCGTTCCGGCCGACTGGATCCGCCGTGAGGACCCGGCGGGTTTCAGCCTCTACCTTCCCAAGGGCTGGAAGCGTGAGGTGTTCATGACCGAGGGCGGTCTGACGCAGATCGACTACACCCCCGACGGCGGTGAGCACTTCCTGCGCGTCGCCGTCGACACCTCGCCCGACTTCAACGACCCGTACGCCCACCAGCTCGACCTGGAGCAGCAGCTCCGGCGGCTGGCCGACTACCGCCGCGTCACCCTGGAGAAGGGCCTCTACCGCGATCGCAGCAGCTCCCGCTGGGAGTACACCTGGACCGCCCTGGCCAAGGACACCTCCTTCCCCGGGCCGCGCCGCGCCGTCGAGGAGACGTACATGTCCCGGGACGGCGTCGAGTACGCCCTCTACATGTCCGGGCCCGCCGCGGACTGGGACACCACGCGCCGGCAGTTCCGGGCCGTGCTCCAGGGGTGGCAGGAGAGGACCGGCTGA
- a CDS encoding succinic semialdehyde dehydrogenase: MTDAQAPEKTGTNPLAPAPAGARTVADVVTPELVAQLTKGVVGSGRTANHTPLTGEKLADLPESTPEDVARAYELARAAQPVWARTPVRQRAAVLLRFHDLVLERQAEVLDLIQVETGKARLHAHEEVQAVAVAARHYGRRAAAYLRGRRHTGAVPVLTQVTELRHPRGVVGQIAPWNYPLELSVGDALPAFVAGNAVVMKPDTETCLTALWARDLLIEAGLPADVFQVVLGDGPVIGPEVVRHADYVSFTGSTRTGREVAQGAAARLVGVSLELGGKNAMLVLEDADIEKAAAGAVRACFSSAGQLCISIERLYVHASVADVFLERFAARTRAMRLGGALAYGADMGSLAGARQLEAVERHVADAVAKGATVLAGGVARPDIGPYFYEPTILDGVAQPMAVCTEETFGPVVSVYRFTTEEEAVEHANFTPYGLNSSVWTTNARRGREIAARLRTGTVNINEGYAPAYGSVQSPMGGMKDSGLGRRHGSEGILKYTEAQTIARQRLLPMAPSLGMDDEKYAAFMSRSLRLMKAFRFR; this comes from the coding sequence ATGACGGACGCGCAGGCACCGGAGAAGACCGGCACCAACCCCCTCGCCCCCGCCCCGGCGGGCGCCCGCACCGTTGCCGACGTGGTCACCCCCGAGCTGGTCGCCCAGCTCACCAAGGGCGTCGTCGGCTCCGGGCGCACCGCCAACCACACCCCGCTCACCGGCGAGAAGCTGGCCGACCTGCCCGAGTCGACGCCCGAGGACGTGGCCAGGGCGTACGAACTGGCCCGCGCCGCCCAGCCGGTCTGGGCGCGCACACCCGTGCGGCAGCGCGCCGCGGTGCTGCTGCGCTTCCACGATCTGGTGCTGGAACGCCAGGCCGAGGTGCTCGATCTGATCCAGGTGGAGACGGGCAAGGCCCGCCTGCACGCCCACGAGGAGGTGCAGGCCGTCGCCGTCGCCGCCCGCCACTACGGCCGCCGGGCCGCCGCCTATCTGCGCGGCAGGCGGCACACGGGCGCCGTACCGGTGCTGACGCAGGTCACCGAATTGCGCCACCCGCGCGGGGTGGTCGGCCAGATCGCGCCCTGGAACTACCCCCTGGAGCTGTCCGTCGGCGACGCGCTGCCCGCCTTCGTCGCGGGCAACGCGGTGGTGATGAAGCCGGACACCGAGACCTGCCTGACCGCGCTGTGGGCCCGTGACCTGCTCATCGAGGCCGGCCTGCCCGCCGACGTCTTCCAGGTCGTCCTCGGCGACGGCCCGGTGATCGGCCCCGAGGTCGTCCGCCACGCCGACTACGTCTCGTTCACCGGCTCCACCCGCACCGGCCGCGAGGTCGCCCAGGGCGCCGCCGCCCGCCTGGTCGGCGTCTCCCTCGAACTCGGCGGCAAGAACGCCATGCTGGTGCTGGAGGACGCCGACATCGAGAAGGCGGCGGCGGGCGCCGTCCGCGCCTGCTTCTCCTCCGCGGGCCAGTTGTGCATCTCCATCGAGCGGCTGTACGTCCACGCGTCGGTCGCGGACGTCTTCCTGGAGCGCTTCGCCGCGCGCACGCGGGCGATGCGGCTGGGCGGTGCGCTGGCCTACGGCGCCGACATGGGCTCGCTGGCCGGGGCCCGCCAGCTGGAGGCGGTCGAGCGGCACGTGGCGGACGCCGTGGCCAAGGGCGCGACGGTCCTCGCCGGCGGGGTCGCCCGCCCGGACATCGGCCCGTACTTCTACGAGCCGACCATCCTCGACGGCGTGGCGCAGCCCATGGCCGTGTGCACCGAGGAGACCTTCGGTCCGGTCGTGTCGGTCTACCGCTTCACCACCGAGGAGGAGGCGGTCGAACACGCCAACTTCACGCCGTACGGCCTGAACTCCTCGGTCTGGACCACGAACGCCCGCCGCGGCCGGGAGATCGCCGCCCGTCTGCGCACCGGCACCGTCAACATCAACGAGGGCTACGCGCCCGCGTACGGCAGCGTCCAGTCGCCGATGGGCGGTATGAAGGACTCCGGACTCGGCCGCCGTCACGGCTCCGAGGGGATCCTCAAGTACACCGAGGCCCAGACGATCGCCCGGCAGCGCCTGCTGCCGATGGCGCCCTCGCTCGGCATGGACGACGAGAAGTACGCGGCGTTCATGAGCCGGAGCCTGCGCCTGATGAAGGCGTTCCGTTTCCGCTAG
- a CDS encoding protein kinase, with product MDDYAGRVLADRYRLPLPPADAYELTETRAFDTYSGQEVLIRQVPLPEVVEAEVLDAEGLPEGFTARDGAARPGGRPSLGRGGTRRPADPLVRHAIEAAQAAARIPDHPRLDQVFDVFAEDGSLWVVSEFVAARPLAALLAEEQLSPYRAAEVASDVLMALRVLHGHGWVHRNITARTVLVCDDGRVVLTGLAVGAAEEALCGYDPVPAPEDEPGGDDVDGHGGFGTPVGPAGPEAPADPEAARRAAIRARSAEGGAALGAEPPPGLPAGRTPGPGQLPAPGRAPDALDTSGDIRAARAGAIAAYREGARAAARVQEAQNGRAALPGARPAPETRPAPYAGEAGRPVPGARPAPENGPVPGRIADPYGVGTDSWHGAAPRTPAGGQEAPGRPVPPSGGWDEPAAPARRGPATALAAERARQTRMAVVGPVTERWAPEQAGPVHENWRLAPPIGPATDLWALGALLFRAVQGHAPYPEESTAELVQMVCAEPPAFAEECGPLRPVVESLLRQDPTERIDFEELSGWLRSLVRSAPEPDAGLYVVAAPPADAGRLPVVRRRGELVRRRRAGLPAHHGRHKRAREETRSPRSLGRLLLLLVLAGMAAAITYAMLFLPKAETDGAAPADRTGAVGGVSQAPPPPTGTGSDPHPDQKTSGGEGEPTESAASTEPQTTDPKTAEGFTLRTDPEGFRVAVADGWNRAPANGRGQVVYSRGGFELLVVPGRDSAQDYGTDPMAYQRDSERELQPYRDSTWATSTGLKSIEVGGRTMAEGQFTWTDPRGRELYVRNLAMLIDGRYHVVQVRGPESERDEVTRLYEQASATYTPTG from the coding sequence GTGGACGACTACGCGGGCCGGGTGCTCGCCGACCGCTACCGCCTGCCGCTGCCGCCCGCGGACGCGTACGAACTCACCGAGACCCGCGCCTTCGACACCTACAGCGGGCAGGAAGTCCTCATCCGGCAGGTGCCGTTGCCCGAGGTCGTCGAGGCGGAGGTGCTCGACGCGGAGGGCCTGCCCGAGGGATTCACCGCCCGGGACGGGGCCGCGCGCCCCGGCGGGCGGCCGTCCCTCGGCCGGGGCGGCACGCGCCGGCCCGCCGACCCGCTGGTGCGGCATGCCATCGAGGCCGCCCAGGCCGCCGCGCGCATCCCCGACCATCCGCGGCTCGACCAGGTCTTCGACGTGTTCGCCGAGGACGGCTCGCTGTGGGTCGTCAGCGAATTCGTCGCCGCCCGGCCGCTGGCGGCCCTGCTCGCCGAGGAGCAGCTCAGCCCGTACCGGGCCGCCGAAGTCGCCTCCGACGTCCTCATGGCGCTGCGGGTCCTGCACGGCCACGGCTGGGTGCACCGCAACATCACCGCCCGTACGGTCCTCGTCTGCGACGACGGGCGGGTCGTGCTGACCGGCCTCGCGGTCGGCGCGGCGGAGGAGGCCCTGTGCGGATACGACCCGGTCCCCGCACCGGAGGACGAGCCGGGCGGGGACGACGTGGACGGTCACGGCGGCTTCGGGACGCCCGTCGGTCCGGCCGGTCCGGAGGCGCCCGCCGACCCGGAGGCCGCCCGCCGGGCCGCCATCCGGGCGCGGTCCGCCGAGGGGGGTGCGGCCCTCGGAGCGGAGCCACCCCCCGGACTGCCCGCCGGGCGGACGCCCGGCCCCGGGCAGCTCCCCGCACCCGGCCGGGCGCCCGACGCCCTGGACACCAGCGGGGACATCCGCGCGGCGCGCGCCGGGGCGATCGCCGCGTACCGCGAGGGAGCGCGGGCCGCGGCCCGCGTCCAGGAGGCGCAGAACGGCCGGGCCGCGCTGCCCGGCGCCCGCCCGGCGCCCGAGACGCGTCCCGCGCCGTACGCCGGCGAGGCGGGCCGTCCGGTGCCCGGCGCCCGCCCCGCCCCGGAGAACGGCCCCGTACCGGGCCGGATCGCCGACCCCTACGGCGTCGGGACGGACTCCTGGCACGGCGCCGCCCCCCGCACCCCGGCGGGCGGACAGGAGGCGCCCGGCCGTCCCGTCCCGCCCTCCGGCGGCTGGGACGAACCGGCCGCCCCCGCACGCCGCGGCCCCGCCACCGCGCTCGCCGCCGAGCGGGCCCGGCAGACGCGGATGGCGGTGGTCGGCCCGGTGACCGAGCGCTGGGCCCCCGAGCAGGCCGGTCCCGTGCACGAGAACTGGCGGCTGGCGCCGCCCATCGGTCCCGCCACCGATCTGTGGGCGCTGGGCGCCCTCCTCTTCCGGGCCGTCCAGGGGCACGCGCCCTACCCGGAGGAGTCGACCGCCGAGCTGGTGCAGATGGTGTGCGCGGAGCCGCCCGCGTTCGCCGAGGAGTGCGGACCGCTGAGGCCGGTCGTGGAGTCGCTGCTCCGTCAGGACCCCACCGAGCGCATCGACTTCGAGGAGCTGAGCGGCTGGCTGCGCTCCCTGGTGCGCTCCGCGCCCGAGCCGGACGCCGGACTGTACGTCGTCGCCGCCCCGCCCGCCGACGCCGGCCGGCTGCCCGTCGTACGCCGCCGGGGCGAGCTGGTGCGCAGGCGGCGGGCCGGACTGCCCGCCCACCACGGGCGCCACAAGCGGGCCCGGGAGGAGACGCGCTCCCCGCGCAGCCTGGGCCGCCTGCTGCTCCTGCTGGTCCTGGCCGGCATGGCCGCGGCGATCACCTACGCCATGCTCTTCCTGCCCAAGGCCGAGACGGACGGCGCCGCCCCGGCGGACCGCACCGGCGCGGTCGGCGGGGTGAGCCAGGCACCGCCGCCGCCCACCGGCACCGGCAGCGACCCCCACCCCGACCAGAAGACCTCCGGGGGCGAGGGGGAGCCCACCGAGTCGGCCGCGTCCACCGAGCCCCAGACCACCGACCCGAAGACCGCCGAGGGCTTCACCCTGCGCACGGACCCCGAGGGCTTCCGCGTCGCCGTCGCGGACGGCTGGAACCGCGCGCCCGCCAACGGCCGCGGCCAGGTCGTGTACTCCCGCGGCGGCTTCGAGCTGCTCGTCGTGCCGGGCCGGGACAGCGCGCAGGACTACGGCACCGATCCGATGGCCTACCAGCGCGACAGCGAACGCGAGTTGCAGCCCTACCGCGACTCGACCTGGGCCACCTCCACCGGCCTGAAGAGCATCGAGGTGGGCGGACGCACCATGGCCGAGGGGCAGTTCACCTGGACCGACCCCCGGGGGCGCGAGCTGTACGTGCGCAATCTCGCCATGCTGATCGACGGCCGGTACCACGTGGTCCAGGTGCGCGGCCCGGAGTCGGAGCGGGACGAGGTCACCCGGCTGTACGAGCAGGCGTCGGCGACGTACACGCCCACGGGCTGA
- a CDS encoding serine/threonine-protein kinase: MSEAERAGTPRQDKSARLLAGRYRLGDVLGRGGMGTVWRAEDETLGRTVAVKELRFPSNIDEEEKRRLITRTLREAKAIARIRNNGAVTVFDVVQEDDRPWIVMELVEGKSLAEVIREDGLLDPKRAAEVGLAVLDVLRSAHREGILHRDVKPSNVLIAEDGRVVLTDFGIAQVEGDPSITSTGMLVGAPSYISPERARGHKPGPAADLWSLGGLLYAAVEGVPPYDKGSAIATLTAVMTEQLEEPKNAGPLRDVIYGLLTKDPAQRLDDAGARALLNAVIHGSGPRGAQPEPADATKVVPLPVQPGRGAGGSGADTGGRGEEPGERLRGALRSVRKAAVAAGASGAAASGSKAAASGPAGTAATPAAAGARGARATAPVAGAANGAAGRGGSGWPVMSPPDLPPRPVPKASLTDVVPRRTLVIIAVVVVLAVVGAVLALTLGGDDEGAQGAGSGKGGTTVASATSSGDTGEDDGGTHTDGAAGESATSTSEPGGSTPGSGTATATSARPDEGKDSAGDGAASTHRGRQGYTIGLPAGWSYRSSDAAGDRFTGPRGQKLLIGWTSTPKDDPVADWKNQERSMVRSQYQRIRIEKVDYRGWNTADWEFTYVQGGTAYRSVDRGFVVNDHQGYGLMYTAKAADWDGDLRKDTWRTLTRTFRPKA, encoded by the coding sequence ATGTCGGAGGCGGAGCGGGCGGGGACACCCCGTCAGGACAAGAGCGCACGTCTCCTCGCCGGGCGGTACCGGCTGGGAGACGTGCTCGGCCGCGGCGGCATGGGCACGGTGTGGCGGGCCGAGGACGAGACCCTGGGGCGCACGGTCGCCGTCAAGGAGCTGCGGTTCCCGTCGAACATCGACGAGGAGGAGAAGCGCCGCCTGATCACGCGCACGCTGCGCGAGGCCAAGGCGATCGCGCGGATCCGCAACAACGGCGCCGTGACGGTCTTCGACGTGGTCCAGGAGGACGACCGGCCCTGGATCGTCATGGAGCTGGTCGAGGGCAAGTCCCTCGCCGAGGTCATCCGCGAGGACGGCCTGCTGGACCCGAAGCGCGCGGCGGAGGTCGGTCTCGCCGTCCTCGACGTGCTGCGCTCCGCGCACCGCGAGGGCATCCTGCACCGCGACGTGAAGCCGTCGAACGTGCTCATCGCCGAGGACGGCCGGGTCGTGCTCACCGACTTCGGCATCGCCCAGGTCGAGGGCGACCCGTCCATCACCTCCACCGGCATGCTCGTCGGCGCGCCCTCGTACATCTCCCCCGAGCGGGCGCGCGGGCACAAGCCGGGCCCGGCGGCCGACCTGTGGTCGCTCGGCGGCCTGCTGTACGCGGCGGTGGAGGGGGTGCCGCCGTACGACAAGGGTTCCGCGATCGCGACGCTCACCGCGGTGATGACCGAGCAGCTGGAGGAGCCGAAGAACGCCGGTCCGCTGCGCGACGTCATCTACGGTCTGCTCACCAAGGACCCGGCCCAGCGCCTGGACGACGCCGGCGCCCGCGCCCTGCTGAACGCGGTCATCCACGGGTCCGGCCCGCGCGGTGCCCAGCCGGAACCGGCGGACGCCACGAAGGTGGTCCCGCTGCCGGTGCAGCCGGGGCGGGGCGCGGGCGGGAGCGGCGCGGACACCGGGGGCAGGGGCGAGGAGCCCGGGGAGCGGCTGCGCGGGGCGCTGCGGTCGGTGCGCAAGGCCGCGGTGGCGGCGGGGGCGTCCGGCGCGGCGGCCTCCGGGAGCAAGGCCGCCGCCTCCGGCCCGGCCGGTACCGCCGCCACGCCGGCGGCGGCCGGTGCCCGGGGCGCCCGTGCCACGGCGCCGGTCGCCGGCGCGGCGAACGGCGCGGCGGGCCGCGGCGGTTCGGGATGGCCGGTGATGTCCCCGCCGGACCTGCCGCCCCGGCCCGTGCCCAAGGCGTCGCTGACCGACGTGGTGCCGCGGCGGACGCTGGTGATCATCGCGGTCGTCGTGGTGCTCGCCGTCGTCGGCGCCGTCCTGGCCCTCACGCTCGGCGGCGACGACGAGGGCGCACAGGGCGCCGGAAGCGGCAAGGGCGGCACGACCGTCGCGAGCGCCACCTCCAGCGGCGACACCGGCGAGGACGACGGCGGCACCCACACCGACGGCGCGGCCGGGGAGTCGGCGACCTCGACGTCGGAGCCGGGCGGCTCCACCCCGGGCAGCGGGACGGCCACGGCCACCTCCGCCCGCCCGGACGAGGGGAAGGACTCCGCCGGCGACGGCGCCGCGTCCACCCACCGGGGCAGGCAGGGGTACACGATCGGACTGCCCGCGGGCTGGTCCTACCGCTCCAGCGACGCCGCCGGGGACCGGTTCACCGGTCCCCGCGGGCAGAAGCTGCTCATCGGCTGGACCTCCACGCCGAAGGACGACCCGGTGGCCGACTGGAAGAACCAGGAGCGCTCCATGGTGCGCTCCCAGTACCAGAGGATCCGCATCGAGAAGGTCGACTACCGCGGCTGGAACACCGCCGACTGGGAGTTCACCTACGTCCAGGGCGGGACCGCATACCGGTCGGTCGACCGGGGTTTCGTCGTCAACGACCACCAGGGCTACGGGCTGATGTACACGGCCAAGGCGGCCGACTGGGACGGCGACCTGCGCAAGGACACCTGGCGCACACTGACGCGCACCTTCCGGCCCAAGGCGTGA
- a CDS encoding serine/threonine-protein kinase — protein sequence MVTEGETGRVIAGRYRLQDRLGRGGMGVVWRATDQLLGRQVAVKELPSDDSLSAAQARRRRDRTLREARAVAQLHHPNVIVVHDVVEHDERPYIVMELVDGGSLADRVAGCGPVDAREAARIGVALLGALRTAHAAGVLHRDVKPSNVLVAEDGRVVLTDFGVAHVAGTSTLTESGTLVGSPEYTAPERMSGVRTGPESDLWSLGALLCAVLSGESPFHRDSLGGILHAVVSEEIRPPAQAGPLLPVIRGLLERDPDRRLDAAQAEEMLRAYLETGRTFPPAGTADPRRSTRTVLLAALLAAATAGAGISAAALITDRDGGGDGTPASPAPRTPPPGAPSPSASPSAEPSADRPAERSSAPEPGAPVSTVTVTVSQGAGPS from the coding sequence ATGGTGACCGAGGGGGAGACCGGGCGTGTCATCGCGGGCCGCTACCGGCTTCAGGACCGGCTCGGCCGTGGCGGCATGGGTGTCGTATGGCGCGCCACCGACCAGTTGCTCGGGCGGCAGGTGGCCGTCAAGGAACTCCCCTCCGACGACAGCCTCTCCGCCGCCCAGGCCAGACGCCGGCGCGACCGCACCCTGCGCGAGGCCCGCGCGGTCGCCCAGTTGCACCATCCGAACGTCATCGTCGTGCACGACGTCGTCGAGCACGACGAACGGCCCTACATCGTCATGGAGCTGGTCGACGGCGGCTCGCTCGCCGACCGTGTCGCCGGGTGCGGACCGGTCGACGCGCGCGAGGCGGCCCGCATCGGCGTCGCCCTGCTCGGCGCCCTGCGCACCGCGCACGCGGCGGGCGTGCTCCACCGTGACGTGAAGCCCTCCAACGTGCTGGTCGCCGAGGACGGCAGGGTCGTCCTCACCGACTTCGGCGTCGCCCACGTCGCGGGCACCAGCACGCTCACCGAGAGCGGCACGCTCGTCGGCTCCCCCGAGTACACCGCGCCCGAGCGGATGTCCGGCGTCCGGACCGGGCCCGAGTCCGACCTGTGGTCGCTGGGCGCGCTGCTGTGCGCGGTGCTCAGCGGCGAGTCGCCGTTCCACCGCGACTCGCTGGGCGGCATCCTGCACGCCGTCGTCTCCGAGGAGATCCGCCCGCCGGCGCAGGCCGGCCCCCTCCTCCCCGTCATCCGGGGCCTGCTCGAACGCGACCCGGACCGGCGGCTGGACGCGGCACAGGCGGAGGAGATGCTGCGGGCCTACCTGGAGACGGGCCGGACGTTCCCGCCCGCCGGTACGGCGGACCCGCGCCGCTCCACGCGGACCGTGCTCCTGGCGGCGCTGCTCGCGGCGGCGACCGCGGGCGCGGGCATCTCGGCCGCGGCGCTGATCACCGACCGGGACGGCGGCGGGGACGGCACACCGGCGAGCCCGGCGCCGCGGACCCCGCCGCCCGGCGCGCCGTCCCCGTCGGCCTCCCCGTCCGCGGAGCCGTCCGCGGACCGCCCCGCGGAACGGTCCTCGGCCCCGGAGCCCGGTGCCCCCGTCTCGACGGTCACGGTGACCGTGTCCCAGGGGGCGGGACCGTCGTAG